Below is a genomic region from Pseudochaenichthys georgianus chromosome 13, fPseGeo1.2, whole genome shotgun sequence.
aaacactacagcatttcacaaaacaccacagcatttcacaaaacaccacagcatttcacaaaacaccacagcatttcacaaaacaccacagcatttcacaaaacaccacagcatttcacaaaacaccacccAGAGAAAAATGAATTGTAAACAATGGTTTGAAAAGTTGTAAAACTTTAAACGATCGCTCTCCGCTATACTCACCGGTCCACTcacaatgagagagagagagagagagagagagagagagagaagagagagagagagagagagagagagagagagagagagagagagagagagagagagagagagagagagagaagaagcaGCGCGTCTACTCTCTCCTCTTACGCTCCTCCCATCtctctagagagagagagagagagatagtagCGCGATCTCTCGACTAGCCTCTAGAACGCGAGATCTCTCCCTCTCCTAGGACAAGAGCCCCCCCCTTCTTTAACACCCGAAGAACCACAGCTTTGCCTGTCACTAACAACAAAGTAATGTGCTCTCATCTGGTTTTCATATCAAAGTGCAGACGGGTCAGTTCAGTTGGGCTGACGGGTTACCAAAGCTCTTGTTTAGCACTTAGAGCATTTCTTGTAAATCCCACAACTATTGTTCTGGTTTGCTTGTTATGGGAAGCATACAGTACCCAAAACACTAAAGAAAACCGGCTCCAAGTGTGCCGACACCCAGATAGAATGCTCATCTTGTTCTGTAAATTAAATAAACATGGTTCAGAGTTATTTATAATCTAAACAACGAgtcttaaaaagaaaaagagtcGAAGCTAGTGTCCAGACAAATTACTGATGATCATTTACAGGAGAAATACACCCAAAATATCTAAGCTGATCAGAAAGAGATTTTTTTAGAGTAATACAGAAAGTTGAACAGGTGGGTAGGGAGAAGACATAAAGCCCAGTGTTTGAGGAAGTATTCACATCTTAACTTAACTAAAAGAACATATAATGTCATAGAGTTTCGAAGATAAAGTATTAGGAATAATGTTCTTAAAGTACTAGGTGTAGTACCCAATGCAGAacaatctaaaataaaaacataaaaagctTTACAATTATTCAAAATCCAAAGGTAAATTGTGTAGAGATGACATTTAATGATCTCTTACTCAGCTAAATTATTAATTGTCTTTCTTTAAGCTGTTCATGAAAAATATGTCGGTTAGTTTAACCTAACAAAACATCAGGGACAGAAAACCAGCGTTTCTCTTGCTTCCGTGTAGGGGACTCAACTctttaatattttaaatgttttttatttttaagtaaCCTCCACCCTCTTTTTCTTCAGATTGCAGGCTTCATCAACGCCATTCACCCATTTTGTGGTGACACAGAGAACCTGACAGCCTTCCGCTTCTACGCCCTGAACCCCATCGTGGATCCCTGGGTCTTCATCATCTGCCGCAAGTCTGTGTTTCGCCACCTTGGCTCTCTTCTGAGCTGCCGCTTCAGCAAAAGAGCGGTGAAGACGACGGCAAACTGCGCTCTTTCTTTACCAATTGACAATCACATACAGCGCAACCCCCCAGATGTGACAGATCCACAGACCAACATGTACTCCGGTTTACCTCTGCGACCCCACAGATGACCTCTCAACTGGAGGCAAGAGGCTTTTACGTCTCGTAAAACATGTTGAAATGAAACATTTGCAAACAGGATTCCTGCCCTCACCATTTAAAGGCACACAACATTGACAAATCTTTGTCCATGAACTAACTTTGGAAAAACAATTGCACTACGTCTTAAACTTCCATTGACTCATGGAAACTGTTTCAAAGTATCATGGAGAGATGTCCCATTAACAAGCAGCACTGTAACATAGCACTAAGGACCACATTAAACCATCACATGCCTATAAATATTTACTATAAATTCAGAATATAGGTAATCAGTTAATTGCTATATCGTTAAACAATATGCATGAATGTATACTGTCTTCTTTTTCTCTCAGCCTTTTCTTTACGACGGCCGGGTAACTCTACTAATGGACATCTACAGCATCTATGACATGAGAAGCAAGTCACGCTCAACATGTGAATCCATTTCAGAAAAAGTTGTCATTTGGTCTCCCTGACAAGGTGCAGTGtaaatattattataattaatgGAGAGTAGTTAATCATGTCACAAGCCTAAAAGTCTACAGCCATGTCAGCAGTCATTTTAAGGCTTCACTTTTGCAGAGCTgtgctttgagctaaatgctaacggcAGCATGCTGACTGATGCTATGTTTACCCTTTCAGTTTGTCATGTTTCCTTGTTAACATTTGCTAATTAGCACTGAACACAATGTACAGTACAGCTGAGGTTTAGGAATATCATTACTTCTTTAGTGTTTTGTTATAAAGTGAAAAGTTAAGGAGTTGGCACCAGTGCGTGAGCATCAGGGTGTCATTCAGCAAAAGGTCAAGGGATCACCACACGTCCTCAGGCTTCATCTTTTCAGGAACTTAAATGTGAATGATTTTATGGGAATTATTTTGCAATTCTTCAGTGTGTGAACCCACAGACTTACACTGCCATCTCTTGAGTGATACCGGGAGAAAAAAAAGTAGTTTTCTAGAGACAAATGTTGTATTTACATTGTACTGTTCCATGGGCACAGACTGATGGTACTTTAAAACATCTGAATGTGATATATATAATTGGAATGGATATGAATCGTGTCTTTTTGATTGttgttatttaaaaaagtacagtTATAAAAGAATAGCAAAGCACTCCTGAATTGCAATAAATTAGGAGCAAAACTAAATAATCTGTTTAAATTCAAACTAAGTTCTCTGCCTTTTTGAAAGTTTAGATCTAATGTTTGATAAAGAAATAAAACTAGACCATTTTTGATTTCTCGAAACTACACCATAGAGTGCTGATGTAACCtggtatcaatcaatcaatcaatcaatcaatcaatcaatcaatcaatcaatgtttatttatatagcccaatatcacaaatgttacatttgtcttagtggacttcacagtttgtacagaatatcagtatgacaatacgacaccctctgtccttagaccctcacatcgtacaaggaaaaacttctggagaaaacccacagtttaaagggaaaaatgggagaaacctaagggagagcaacagaggagggatccctctcccaggacggacagacgtgcaatagatgccgtgtgtaaattgaaaagataatacatttgcaacataggtagtccaaatgtttggaaatgcatgtgtgtataataggaagatgaatccacgaggatatccatccaggaccgatgatccaggaccacagccacgactcgcgatccagggctcgcgatccaggacacaggaccgcaggatcatccatgactccggatcccggcgtatatagacaccaaaaagaaagacatttggggaagctgggttaatcggaacatgagagtacacaggtatagacagagagaaggaagaagtaagatgtcccccgacaaactaagcctatatcagcaaaactaggggctgaatctaatcagccctaactataagctttatcaaaaaggaaggtcttaagcgcactcttaaaaacggatagggtgtctgccgcccaaacacaaactggaagctgattccacaaatgtggagcttgataagaaaaggctctggctcccattgtacttttagagactctaggaacaaccaacaaccctgcatgcttggaacgcaatgccctagtaggacagtagggtataatgagttctttaaggtaagatggcgcctgcccattaagggctttgtaggcgagaagaagaattttaaattctatcctgtgttctatagggagccagtgtaaggcagccagaacaggagtaatgtggtcccttttcctaactctggttagtacacgagccgcagcattttgaatcagctgaagcgacttgattgacttcttggtactccctgataataaagagttacaataatccagccttgaagtaacaaatgcctggactagtttctctgcatcgttttgaggcaagatatgcctgatttttgcaatgttacgtagatggaagtaggcggtccttgaaattgattatcAAAGCGTTACTAGTTCATTTTATTAAGACAATAATGATAAAAAGGACACTTTAGTCGCTCTAATAATTCCTATTCCTGCCTTTTCATTGTATTGCTAACACATATACTTCCTCCCCTTCTCTTTTGTGTCTCACTGATTTCTAAGCTACCTATGATGATTGTCTTTGAATGTTAAACTCTGCTGCTGCTTAACGCACTGTGAGAATGTGTTTTGTATTGTGACTTTAATGCTGTACTGTAactgcatttaaatgtatttatgccTTAATGTTGTGTTTTCTTACAATTGTGCCGGTTTGGTGGAGTGCAAAGCTACTGGGATACCAGACATgaggtatttttgtattttctggCTGTGTTGCACATATCATGTTTGCTTAGTCATTTGAAACTTAGTCATGCATGACCTGAGGAAAGAAAGACACATTACCACTTGAGTTGTACATTCATTCGTATTTAAATGAAATTATAAATTTAAGAAAAAAATTcaaatggtgtttgttatgcgtctcacactttgtttgtgtggAATAATATATTGATACAGTATAAGGATAAACGGTCTCACAACTTATGTCTGTGTATGTTCCCAAAGAGAAATGTCTATGCTGATTTTGTGATGTCCAACAGTCTCTGCTCTGTAACTCAGCCCATGTGAAGTTCTTGACTGTCATAAGACCTGAGCATGTTTGCTTCCCAAATAAACAGAAGATGATTGTGTTTGAGTttggaccatcatttgtttttGTCTTGTTACAACCCCTTACATTAATCTTGACTCCTGGGGAACATTTACAGTTTATAACGCGCAGTGTTCTGCTTGGTTGTCCGTAGTCATGTGGAAATGTCAAAAGCTTATTTTAGTGTTTAAAACAATCAAAAAGGAAGCGTCCGTAAGTAACATTTCAAGTTTCAGAATGAAAGAAAGTTAGTAGTCATGGAATTGATTGTTGACGGGATTGTGACATTTGGATTCCTGTTatactttgtttttattttaattaagaataaatacatgtttgtatTTGACATGTGCACAAAAGGATGAGAAATATGAATCGTTCTTGCAAATTAGACCCCATTGTGACATCATATATTTTATGGGAGTGTTGAAGCTGTAAGTAAAATATGAGTCTGGACAAGGATGGTGGTTCTGACCGGATGAAGAGAATGCttaagatctggatttgataaGGAGTGGACTTCTGATGAGCTTATCATGGGCACACAGTTTGATGCCTGGAGGCCGATGGGGCGGAGGAGGGCAGCACCAATATCTCATGAATAGCTGAGAGCTGACAGCAGGAAGGAAAACAGATTAAAAGTATGACAACATAGAATTAAGTTGCTTACCGTGAAGAAAGAACCCGTATCAGCTGATTAAGGAACagcaggagagagagaaagcattTGAATGAATTAAGCTTAAAGATAGTCTTACTTATTGAACTTTGTTTGAAAAATATCACttgtcaccggcttgagcttcaatatcaggatacatgtatttattatccttgcaagaatggaagtagtcatcacatacagagcatatgGTACAACTAGTTCCCCGAATAGTGTCCTTCACTTGCTTATATACAAGAGAGGGtgttacacagtcacaagatggataatactggttcaaagcagtatacTATGTTCTGTTTAGATTAGCTAAggcccacgtcagaaatgatcatgctcgtcatatgtctatctccatGGAGGCTGAATCGTCATGTTAATCGTTGTCACATGGCGCTCTTCTcggtaatcatacatcctgttacgtacacagctacgtagggcctttgtattaatgtgctactctgatattagaagagtacattcagtattttcccaacaaacTTATACTGAGCTTCATTTTTATGTTCACCACTTTAGGAGAAAATTGAGAGAGCATCGCTTTACAGAAACAGTTTTTGTGGGTGAAATAgttttgtgaattaataaaatcATGGAGTCCTGATTTAGCCTGAAGAAAGCAGACTGGCATACTTTATTAAAAGTGAAAGGCTCTAAAAAAAAAGTGGAATGTTACATGCTTACAGATAGTCACCGCatgtaattcaaagtaatagAAAGTGTTAATACTGACataaatatttacatttttaactGTTGGCTTGTGTGGGAAATAAGGAGGGATCACACAAATAGAAATGAAATGCGAAACATTAACAATGAATAAGAGCTGAATGATGACAGTATGATGTAAACGGTAACATTTGTATGTATTAATATTGGTTTTGTCATCTTTAGAAACATGACTGGCAAACAAAGACCTAAAAGTCTAATGTAAAAATGATATTAAAGCAGCAGAGTATTGGCTTGTACTTTAGCGCCACTATCTGGTTAACCAGTGAACACTTCCAAAACTGTCCCCAGGCAACCACTTGTCAGTGACAAAGATTATTAGGTTATATAAATCAAAGCAGAGTGTTTGATAACATAAGATTCACATACAAGAGTAATCCGGATGTGGCTCCAATGTGGTTACCTTAATTAGCGGCTAAGTCTGTGACTTATCACAACACCAATGCCGCCAAATTGGTTAACACAAGCCACATGTTCTTAAAAATGAATTATTGGAAATTACCAATGACATTTAAGATTTCTTCTTGTGTAACAAAACATGCCTGCTTTTAAATCATGGGAAAGAATAGTAAACTTAAAAGACTTAAAacccatctctttcgactccacttcgagcgatagaattactaacaaagaacttatataaggactggcttatctaaagccagttgagtagcacttgaaatgttttggctctatgaaacctgatgtacttctaTGATTCCATTTgcatcttgttggtcgaatgcacttattgtaagtcgctttggataaaagcgtcagctaaatgcaatgtaatataaAACATCTGGAGTCCAGACTGTTTACATATGCGTTTTCTTTGTGTATAGAAACAGCCATAAATTACCTATCATTTTTTCCTTTCAGGCAAGACTAATTCTGCCTGGAAACCGATATACATAACGATGGAGAATTGTTTTACTATTCATACTCAAATGTCGAGTTATCTAATCCAAACTTGCTTTTttcatttaaaagttattaataCAGTAAGACTGAACATATTATTTAGTTCTTTAAAACCATGCCTTCACACTTTTAACTAGTTTTCTGAACTCATTTCGACTTACAGCTAAAAAAGTATGTTACTGTAAATAAAAAGATGCCTCGGGTATTCAACAATCAAAATAAGGGTCTACAGGACTAAAGATCACCATCATCCCAACAAATAAAAGCCACATGCAACACAGAACCATTCTTTTATTTTGTGTGACCTCCGAGcacatacatacaaaaatgacaAATCACAGTATCTAAATCGACACTTAAATGATTAAGAGAAGCTCTACGAGTAGCTTCCTGCCTCGAACAGCTTGATGACGATGGCTTCATGGGGCCGCAGCTCCAGCGCTTCCAGAGATGTCGCCCCCAAACGGTCCATTCGTGTGCTGCTCACAAACACTCCGGCTTTGGGCAGGCTCGGTGCCCAGGCTGGATCCAAGGGGCGAAGCCCAGGCCCGACGTTGAGCAGAATGAGGAAGTGGACACAGCCCCAGGAGCGCAAGAAGGCCAGGATCGGGGGAGATGGAGGACTGGGCAGGGTGGAGTTGGAGGATGAGGAGCTGGAGGAAGAATTGAAGGGCAGGAAAGTGAAGCTGCCGAACTGAAGAGCTTCTTCTCTGGCTCTGGAGTGACTGAGGGAGGTGAAGAGAGCTACAGCCAAACGCCTGTTCTTCTCCTCGTTCTAAGGTAGGGATTGTACGGACAGTTACTATAACATGCATACTAATGCTTTGTTTCTTTCACATAGATGACTCCAAAATACAGGTTtatctagagcaggggtctccaacctttctccacctgagagctactttgaaaaaatgaaagtggccaagagctacttgcatcgcatcgcttacatttattcacatagcactcatcagttgaattaagctacttttttgtgaaatcaatacctaaagcttatctaaaatcttaacttcacatcaaggtgcaacaaaacgacaatttctcacgtattaatatggacaacatagtaagtacttcactgaagattcacataaatgtccaagagcaaattacaatgttttcacttcttcttatggcccacatagtaaatacatcaccttaatcaccaccttgcaagcatcttatggcacgtctgtaaaataagtgcattcactcttttgtacagtcagtgagatgactggcgctgcatggagtccaccatacaggtgtatgctggacccacttaggttcactctaatagagtcatttacatgttcatcagtcggtcttgttctgtatttagatttcattcatgccagaaaaggctgcttcacaaaggcaaTTAGAGCCACATAAAGCAGAcaggttcagtgctgcttggtgatgttcttatagttttctgggcgtacaaggctccagaaatgttgtgagttttgctgagacttaagctgaacatgattttggagatttataacctccatctctatctccacaggattgacactgaaccgtgcagccatcttttcttcttcttcgtgttgacatgacATTATAAgccataataaatcaattgtataggtctagcctccctatatctgtgtgtgacatttttccatcctcaaaaacaaatacttctgcagtctagctgcagcttcaagcaacggtcttctgttaaaaaaaggacactgaatgtcttgaatgaggcatcacacacatgacctGAGTCTGAacaaagcagacaacaggagtatttacaacagcattataaaaacaaaaatagtgcatgtgggtgcacacttacattctctgttttaccgttacatgaatcccatgaatgtatgagattaagttatcttcatcatctcaatcagtgattaagtgaataataacgtttctatcaggtcactatcagcctgtcactcttattagtagttattttcaggagggggcggggcttggaggaacagagaggagacggtgatcgcggaagctttcctcctgccttcacaaactttacacgcgtatttaactgaaaatagcaagaggacattcatactctgcaatccaagacttgattaaatccaccaaaaacctgacatgacgataacgagtgtttttcaaaaacacaaatccctccctctgtgtctgagccgcagcgacagggcctgattcagagcgggtcattctgccgttggttctgactggtgctgctggagaaagcagactgctccgtgtgtggtgtcgctgtgccgctgtcacatctgctccttgatctctgcgtcacggaccaatgttatattcgtgtgacagaaacaattctaaaataaaaaaacgttattgtccggccgcggccgaaaaatcaagaagcaaccttactacgctataatcgataatcgagcggcgagctactgaaaagctgcccgcgagctaccggtagctcgcgatcgacgtgttggagacccctgatctagtgCTTTGTTACTCACTGTAATGACGTCTAATGATATATTCGTGTCTCTATGTGACGAGTTGACTTTTAGAGACACACTCTGTGAAACAGAGAAGTACATTTGGTAATGGGAAATTATAAAATGTTAAACATATTGACTTCAAGTTTTGTGTCTTACCGGTGTTTGGTTGATGTCTTCGTCATACGAGACTGCAGGTGATCCTGGCAGAGTCATCATCAACACCATCAGTAAATTCTTCAAATCACGGGAAGCTTTACCACCaacctgcagaaacacattgtaGTTTTATAATAAGTCAccaaattaaatacatttaaaaattatATAGTTTAATTTACTGTCCAGCTGGGCCAGAAGTCGTCTTCTTTTGTTTGCAGCTGTGTCTCTATGGCAGCAGCGACTTCCTCTGATGACAGGAGGTGTTGTGAAGTTGGCAGAATTGACTTCAAGACTACATCCACCACTGTGACATTGCTATGGCTCGAGTTTTTTAGCGGAGGCAGAACGTCGCTCGTCTGTTTCACCACCACAATCCTGAAGAAACACACAGATGTGGTTTAAAGTtcattttcaaataaaaaacaaacaaacaccttTCAACATGTATAACAATAcctttcctcctcctcactgCCAAACTCTTTGAAG
It encodes:
- the LOC117457722 gene encoding amino acid transporter heavy chain SLC3A2 isoform X1 — protein: MPLNAGYGSVAGPGLSSTVGGSESAQLLIPEDEPEPIQQWQPLSKEELKLAAGGPGWKKVRCYLVLLFWLAWLAMLAIAIAIITMSPRPVVTQLKWWQKSLFYQVEPELTLEKQAEGSWGINALCDELPYLKSLGIGALILQGLFDKKAYPTNNATGERIGTLPQIQHLLAESNKAGLKVLLNVCDVDLLGLGDEAGNASKTSGVSGTVHHALRFWLEQGAAGFEICDTDAAYSEKTLLEWKGVFKEFGSEEEERIVVVKQTSDVLPPLKNSSHSNVTVVDVVLKSILPTSQHLLSSEEVAAAIETQLQTKEDDFWPSWTVGGKASRDLKNLLMVLMMTLPGSPAVSYDEDINQTPSVSLKVNSSHRDTNISLDVITNEEKNRRLAVALFTSLSHSRAREEALQFGSFTFLPFNSSSSSSSSNSTLPSPPSPPILAFLRSWGCVHFLILLNVGPGLRPLDPAWAPSLPKAGVFVSSTRMDRLGATSLEALELRPHEAIVIKLFEAGSYS
- the LOC117457722 gene encoding amino acid transporter heavy chain SLC3A2 isoform X2; amino-acid sequence: MPLNAGYGSVAGPGLSSTVGGSESAQLLIPEDEPEPIQQWQPLSKEELKLAAGGPGWKKVRCYLVLLFWLAWLAMLAIAIAIITMSPRPVVTQLKWWQKSLFYQVEPELTLEKQAEGSWGINALCDELPYLKSLGIGALILQGLFDKKAYPTNNATGERIGTLPQIQHLLAESNKAGLKVLLNVCDVDLLGLGDEAGNASKTSGVSGTVHHALRFWLEQGAAGFEICDTDAAYSEKTLLEWKGVFKEFGSEEEERIVVVKQTSDVLPPLKNSSHSNVTVVDVVLKSILPTSQHLLSSEEVAAAIETQLQTKEDDFWPSWTVGGKASRDLKNLLMVLMMTLPGSPAVSYDEDINQTPNEEKNRRLAVALFTSLSHSRAREEALQFGSFTFLPFNSSSSSSSSNSTLPSPPSPPILAFLRSWGCVHFLILLNVGPGLRPLDPAWAPSLPKAGVFVSSTRMDRLGATSLEALELRPHEAIVIKLFEAGSYS